CCGCGGCCAGCATCACCAGGTAGTTGTCGGCGGTGAACACGGGCGAGAAGCCGGGGATGATGGACTCCAACTGGGGATTGGGCGGCGTCGCATCGAACGGCGGCGCCCAGGCCACCCACGGAATCTGCTGGAGCGTGGGCCGCCTGGGCAGCCTCGCCTTGAGCGACTTCGCCACGAAGACCGCGTTGCGAATCTGCACCCCATACACGCGCTTCAAGTCCGCGTTCGGCGGGCACCGGGCCCGCAGCGCGAGGTCTGCCTCGCCGCGCCCCAGGTCCAGGTACTGAATCCCGGAGAGCACCTCCAACCGCAACCCCGGGTGCTTCTTCGCCACCGCCCCCGAAAAAGGCGCGAGGAAGTCGAAGCACAGGTACGGCGCCGCCGTCACCCGCACCAGGCCGCGAGGCGACGTGTCCGACGACTCCGCCGCGCGGTGCAGCTCTCCGGCCCACTCCGCCATCTTCTTGGCCGGTAGCACCAGTCGCTCGCCCGCCGCCGTCAGCACCGCCCCATCCACGCCTCGGCGGAACAGAGAGGCGCCCACCGCGTACTCCAGCGCCGCCAGCCGCC
The Myxococcus virescens DNA segment above includes these coding regions:
- a CDS encoding LysR family transcriptional regulator, which translates into the protein MDISWDDARLFLAIAETGSFSGAARRLRIGQPTVSRRLAALEYAVGASLFRRGVDGAVLTAAGERLVLPAKKMAEWAGELHRAAESSDTSPRGLVRVTAAPYLCFDFLAPFSGAVAKKHPGLRLEVLSGIQYLDLGRGEADLALRARCPPNADLKRVYGVQIRNAVFVAKSLKARLPRRPTLQQIPWVAWAPPFDATPPNPQLESIIPGFSPVFTADNYLVMLAAAEAGVGAMVLGDLRHRFVRERSLVPLDLDLGPYATSELHLVCAKSALDIPRVRKVSELLVEELEQAKKR